From a region of the Flavobacterium sediminilitoris genome:
- a CDS encoding VIT domain-containing protein, whose product MKKVILFLLFISQFVVGQNPQLTVKDKDSSLVRLSKLKVSVKVVGNIAYTTTEMHFFNAAARDMEAELLFPLPEGVSVSRYAIDINGKMREAVPVNKNKGKQVFEAIEHRRVDPGLLEKVEGNNFKTRIYPILPNKERIVIIGYEQELTSYDTSFLGYQMVSAYTKKIDSFELEVSVVGSNEKPIITNDGKEITIEKFNTIYQAKIQQEHYLPNDKLLVKIPITSAIPTVIAQANDNQYYFYANMHLETEKKAKALPKSIGLLWDVSLSSAKRDTKKELELLDAYFKKLDNVAVSLYFVGFTFDKKADFTITNGDWSALRNVLETINYDGGTRFSEIGFPKKDEILFFTDGLSTLSDATLPESKQPVYTITSSVTADYAFLNYNAMKTGGAFINLNQVKKEEALDRLLYKNLLFFGIKNNPTLVETYPMIGTSVTDNFSVSGISLLPSNEITFLFGYDANNLTEKKIQLDVKNQAIAEISVEKLWAQKKIANLEIQYEKNAEAIETMGKKYGIITPNTSLIVLEDINDYILYDIIPPAELREEFDKIKKNQLAEREATKKSNWNNIDSYFNGLSTWWEKDIKYVKPKYVKSKKNKRDNTVTGSNLQPNPTGEVKRITVTVNDALGPLPGASIQVKNTTIGTTVSFDGIGFINAKTGDVLIVSFIGYQSKEFRIESQSNYTVTLNDNVALQEVVVTAYAVEDRGNRRERRRASSVPMETVEAVEDFNGEANDSKLRVGLNYEQALAGRVAGVEITTDSISISNNPRTVKTSSWNPDRVYLKALDKVAKEEKYALYLQLREVNKNNPSFYFDVANHFYEAGDRANALLVLSTIAELDLENHQLYKSLLYLLRQWEANEMALHVAKKIVIWRAHEPQSYRDLALALEDNKQYQEAFDALVTALETNYYGEMSGVYAGIEDIILMDINRMVATHKSINTDKLEKKYVENIPVDVRIILNWNQMDTDIDLHIIEPTGEECYYSHTSTEIGARFSKDFTRGYGPEQYLLRNAIKGKYKIKTNYYGETKLTESGPATVMVEIYIKRKNGKIERTLQTIQLGKVKENQNLAEIEIE is encoded by the coding sequence ATGAAAAAAGTAATCCTGTTTCTCCTGTTTATAAGCCAATTTGTTGTGGGGCAAAATCCGCAACTTACTGTGAAAGACAAAGACTCTTCCTTGGTGCGATTGAGTAAATTAAAAGTAAGTGTGAAAGTAGTGGGTAATATTGCTTACACCACAACTGAGATGCATTTCTTTAATGCTGCTGCTCGCGATATGGAAGCCGAATTGCTGTTTCCGTTGCCAGAAGGCGTTTCGGTGTCTCGTTATGCGATTGATATTAATGGAAAAATGAGAGAAGCTGTTCCGGTGAATAAAAACAAAGGGAAACAAGTTTTTGAAGCCATCGAACATAGAAGAGTAGATCCAGGTCTTTTAGAAAAAGTAGAAGGGAATAATTTTAAAACGCGTATTTATCCTATTTTACCTAATAAAGAACGTATTGTAATTATTGGATACGAACAAGAATTGACTAGTTATGATACTTCGTTTTTAGGCTATCAAATGGTGAGTGCTTACACGAAGAAAATAGATAGTTTCGAATTGGAAGTTTCAGTGGTTGGGTCGAATGAAAAACCAATTATTACTAATGACGGTAAAGAAATTACAATAGAAAAATTTAATACCATTTATCAAGCAAAAATTCAACAGGAGCATTATTTGCCTAATGATAAATTGTTGGTAAAAATACCCATTACTTCTGCTATTCCCACGGTAATTGCGCAAGCCAATGATAATCAGTATTATTTCTATGCCAATATGCATTTGGAAACGGAAAAGAAAGCCAAAGCATTACCAAAATCAATCGGTTTGCTTTGGGATGTGTCGTTGAGTAGTGCTAAGCGCGATACAAAAAAGGAATTGGAATTATTGGATGCCTATTTTAAAAAGTTGGATAACGTTGCTGTGAGTTTGTATTTCGTAGGTTTTACATTCGATAAAAAAGCCGATTTTACGATTACCAATGGAGATTGGTCGGCTTTACGAAATGTTTTAGAAACGATAAATTATGATGGAGGTACTCGTTTTTCGGAAATTGGTTTTCCTAAAAAAGATGAAATTCTATTTTTTACAGATGGTTTATCCACTTTGAGTGACGCTACTTTACCTGAAAGTAAACAACCAGTGTACACGATTACTTCTTCCGTAACGGCTGATTATGCTTTTCTGAATTACAATGCCATGAAAACAGGTGGAGCTTTTATAAACTTGAATCAAGTGAAAAAAGAAGAAGCTTTAGATCGTTTGTTATATAAGAATTTGTTGTTTTTTGGGATAAAAAACAACCCTACATTGGTAGAAACTTATCCAATGATCGGTACTTCTGTGACCGATAATTTCAGTGTTTCGGGTATTTCGTTATTACCTTCTAATGAAATTACATTTTTATTTGGTTATGATGCGAACAACCTTACTGAAAAGAAAATTCAGTTAGACGTAAAGAACCAAGCTATAGCAGAAATTAGTGTGGAAAAACTTTGGGCACAGAAAAAAATAGCCAATTTGGAGATTCAATATGAAAAAAATGCAGAAGCAATTGAAACCATGGGTAAAAAATATGGCATCATTACTCCTAATACGTCTTTAATTGTATTGGAAGATATTAACGATTATATTTTATATGATATTATTCCACCAGCAGAATTAAGAGAAGAATTCGATAAAATAAAAAAGAACCAGTTAGCCGAAAGAGAAGCTACAAAAAAGAGTAATTGGAACAACATTGACAGTTATTTTAATGGTTTGTCTACTTGGTGGGAAAAAGATATTAAGTATGTGAAGCCAAAATATGTAAAATCAAAAAAGAATAAAAGAGACAATACTGTAACAGGTTCCAACTTACAACCAAACCCTACTGGAGAAGTAAAACGAATTACAGTTACTGTTAACGATGCATTAGGTCCGTTGCCAGGAGCAAGTATTCAAGTTAAAAATACTACTATTGGTACAACGGTAAGTTTTGATGGTATTGGGTTTATAAATGCTAAGACAGGTGATGTATTGATTGTTAGTTTTATAGGTTATCAGTCGAAAGAATTCAGAATAGAGTCACAATCTAATTATACTGTAACTCTTAATGATAATGTAGCGTTACAAGAAGTTGTAGTTACTGCATATGCAGTTGAAGATAGGGGCAATAGAAGGGAAAGAAGAAGAGCTAGTTCAGTTCCAATGGAAACGGTTGAAGCTGTTGAAGACTTTAATGGAGAAGCAAATGATTCCAAATTAAGAGTAGGATTAAATTATGAGCAAGCTTTAGCTGGACGAGTTGCAGGAGTGGAGATTACAACAGATTCAATTTCTATTTCAAATAACCCAAGAACAGTAAAAACAAGCAGTTGGAATCCAGATCGAGTTTATTTAAAAGCCTTAGACAAAGTCGCTAAAGAAGAAAAATATGCTTTGTATTTGCAATTGCGAGAAGTCAACAAAAACAATCCAAGTTTTTATTTTGATGTAGCCAATCATTTCTACGAAGCAGGAGATAGAGCCAATGCATTGCTAGTGTTGAGTACCATTGCCGAATTGGATTTAGAAAATCATCAATTATACAAATCGTTATTATATCTATTACGTCAATGGGAAGCAAATGAAATGGCATTGCATGTTGCGAAAAAGATTGTAATATGGAGAGCACACGAACCGCAATCTTATAGAGATTTGGCTTTAGCATTAGAAGATAATAAACAATATCAAGAAGCATTTGATGCCTTAGTAACCGCTTTGGAAACCAATTATTACGGAGAAATGAGCGGTGTTTATGCAGGTATTGAAGATATTATTCTAATGGATATTAATAGAATGGTTGCCACTCATAAAAGTATCAATACAGATAAGTTGGAGAAAAAATATGTAGAGAATATACCTGTAGATGTTCGTATCATTTTAAACTGGAATCAGATGGATACTGATATCGATTTACATATTATTGAACCAACAGGTGAGGAGTGTTATTATTCACATACTAGTACAGAAATAGGGGCTCGATTTTCTAAAGATTTTACACGAGGATATGGACCAGAACAATATTTATTACGTAATGCAATAAAAGGAAAGTATAAAATAAAAACAAATTATTACGGAGAAACCAAATTAACCGAAAGTGGACCTGCAACAGTTATGGTTGAGATTTATATCAAAAGGAAGAATGGTAAAATAGAACGTACCTTGCAAACGATTCAATTAGG